The region TCCCATTCCGAACACAGAAGTTAAGCCCACCAGCGCCGATGGTACTGCTAACGCGGGAGAGTAGGCCGCCGCCAGTTTTTATTTTATTTTTAAAAATCCTTTATCATAACGATAAAGGATTTTTTTTGTTTTATATCCAAAGAAGCTCTCAGCGGACTTCTTTATTTTTAATGGAATTTATTCTTTTTGATGAGAACGGGCTAAAGCCCGTCCCTATTGAATACTTTGTGGCTTAATACTCCTATTATCCCTTACTCTCTTTTATCCCAATTCCAATCCTGATCCTGTTCTTTTTTTAATTCCGGATTGCTCATTACTCATTACTCATTACTCATTACTCATTACTAATCCCCCATACCCTAGCCCCGATAGCAGCGGTTACCCCGCAGCACAGGTGGGAGAGCAGAGGATCTGAAGTGTGGCAGCGTACAGGCGTGAGGAGTATGAGCGGATAGCGGGATTAAGCTCCTGAAAATATAAAGATCAATAGATTGTGGCAGTATCTTTTTATTTAGCTTTATCTGGGTTGCAAAAATGGTCTTTCTTTTAAAATGTGTGTACAGACAAGCAAATTAATAGTAACAGCTTTATTTTAGCTCTAAGAGAGTTCTTGCAGATGATACTACTTCCCCATTCAATATAGATGTGACAGCAAAAGAAAAACCGCTTCAAAAGAAACGGTTCACTTGTATGGCATTCTGATTTTCAATCTTACATATCGCTGCTGGTTTCAGGACATTTAAAATCATCACTACAGCCTGCGCAGATGATGGTTCCGTTGCAATAATACATGCAGAAATCTCCTCCAGGAAGATCAGTACCTCCTGAAATACTTTTTAACTGGTCTTTTTTTAGTTTTTTTAAATTTTTCATATCGTTTTAATTGAAAGTTTGATAGTATAGTAAAATTAAATAAAATATTCTTAATAAAATACTATGTTTCTAAATAAAAATCAATTATTAATCATAATTTGAGAAATAATTTTTATTAATGATGTTTTTTTATGGTTAAATATTTGACTATTAGATGAATAAATATTAATTTTAAGCAAGCGGTATCCGAAAAGCTTACAGAGTAGGAAATATCAAAAACAAAAAACTATGAAAAATCTGAAAAAACTTTCAAGAGAAGACCGAAAAGTGATTATTGCCGGAATAGATTTTCCATCCTATTGTATTGAAGGAGGTGGACCGGGTGAAGGAGGCTGTTCACCGGGTACTATTTGTTCAGAAGGTAAATGTGTTCCTTATGGCGGAGATCCCGGCGGTGGTGGAAATCCTGGAGGCGGTGGAGGAAATACATATACCTGTATCTGTCCGTGGGGAACTTTTACGCAATCTACACCGTGCCCGGAATTTTATTGTATAACA is a window of Chryseobacterium arthrosphaerae DNA encoding:
- a CDS encoding bacteriocin-like protein; translated protein: MKNLKKLKKDQLKSISGGTDLPGGDFCMYYCNGTIICAGCSDDFKCPETSSDM